Genomic window (Candidatus Methylomirabilota bacterium):
TGAGGTCGTCGGCAGGGACGTAGATCGCCTGCACCGACGTGATCGAGCCGCGCTTGGTGGAGGTGATCCGCTCCTGCAGCGCGCCCATCTCGGTGCCCAGCGTCGGCTGGTAGCCGACCGCGGACGGCATGCGGCCGAGCAGCGCGGAGACCTCCGAGCCGGCCTGGGTGAAGCGGAAGATGTTGTCGATGAACAGCAGCACGTCCTGCCCTTCCTCGTCGCGGAAGTACTCGGCCGCGGTCACGCCGGTGAGCGCCACCCGCAGGCGCGAGCCGGGCGGCTCGGTCATCTGCCCGAAGATCAGCGCGGTCTTCTCGATGACGCCCGACTCCTTCATCTCGTGGTAGAGGTCGTTGCCCTCGCGGGTGCGCTCCCCCACCCCGGCGAACACCGAGATGCCGCCGTGCTGCTTGGCGATGTTGTTGATCAGCTCCTGGATGAGCACGGTCTTGCCCACGCCGGCGCCGCCGAAGAGGCCGGTCTTGCCGCCGCGGGTGTAGGGCTCGAGGAGATCGACGACCTTGATACCGGTCTCGAACATCTCGACCTTGGTGGACTGCTGGTCGAACGGCGGCGCGGGCCGATGGATCGGATAGAACTTCGTGCTCTTGATGGGACCGATCTTGTCGACCGGCTCCCCGGTGATGTTGATGATGCGGCCCAGCGTCTCCTTGCCCACCGGAATCGAGATCGGCTGCCCCGTGTCGTCGACCGGCATGCCGCGCGTGAGGCCGTCGGTGGCCGCCATCGCCACCGTGCGCACCTGGCTCTCGCCGAGATGCTGCGCGACCTCGAGCACGAGCTTCGCGGAGTAGGCGAAGACGTCGGTGCTACCCGCGCCCGGCACCTCGAGCGCGTTGTAGATGGGGGGAAGCTTGCCGGGCTCGAACTCCACGTCGACGACGGGTCCGATGACCTGCACGATCTTGCCTTGGTTCATCCTGTGCTCCTCGAGGCTGACGGTTTCGGTTCCGCGGGCCGCGTTGGCAGACACCCGTTCAGTTCTTCCGGCCCTTCAGCTGCGGGGGCCTCGACATGGCCCCCGCACTCCCCCAATTGCGGACACCCGTCTAGTTCTTACGGCTCTTCAGCTCCCCCAATTCCGTTCGCGGGCTGCTCGGCGCTTGCTGCTGCGTTTCGAATCCGGTCCGCTGGCGGTTCGGCCCTAGGCTTCGACGGCTTGGCGCAGGGCTTCGGCGCCGCCGACGATGTCCAGGAGCTCCTTGGTGATGCGCTCCTGGCGCGCCTTGTTGTACTGGATCGTGAGCACGCCGATCATCTCTTTCGCGTTCTTGGTGGCCGCTTCCATCGCGGTCATGCGCGCGCCGTACTCACCCGCCACCGACTCCATGAGCGCTCGGTACACCTGGGTCGTCACGTGTCGCGGCAGGAGCGCGGCCAGGATCGCCTCCGGGCTCGGCTCGTAGATGTAGTCGCCGACGACCTCGCCCGGCCCGTCCCCCGCCTCCCCCGGCTCGATGGGCAGCAGCTGCTCGCGCTTCACCCGCTGCACCGCGACCGAGCGGAACTCGTTGTACATGAGGTGGACCTCGTCCACCTCGCCGGCGAGGTACTCCTGCATGAGGCCGCCGGCCAGCTCCTGCGCGTGCGAGTACGCGAGCCGGTCGAAGAAGCCCAGCATCTCCGACTTGATCTGGTACGGGCGCCGCCGATAGAAGTCCCGCGCTTTCTTGCCCACCACCACCAGGGTGACGCTCGTGTCGCCCTGCTCGCGGAGGAACGCGAGCGACGCGCGCAGGATGTTGGAGTTGAACGCCCCGCACAACCCCTTGTCCGCGGTGACGATCACGAGCCGCTTCCGCGTCGGCGGCCGGCGCACCAGCAGTGGATGCGCCTCGCCCTCGGCCCGGCGGACCAGACTCGAGAGCAGCTCGGCCATCTTCACCGCGTACGGCCGCGCGGCCAGGATGCGATCCTGAGCGCGACGAAGCTTGGCCGCGGCCACCAGCTTCATGGCCCGGGTGATCTTCTGGGTCGACTCGACGGAGCGGATCCGTCGCCGGATGTCGCGGAGCGTGGCCATCCCGATTCGTCCTAGGCGGCCTTGCTGCCGCGCGCGGCCGTGAACTCGGCCTTGGCCGCTTCGATCGCGGCGGCCAGCGTCGCGCGCAGCTCGTCGGTCAGCTCCTTCTTGTTGGCGACGTCGCTCAGCACCTGTCCGTGCTTGCGATCCAGGAACCCGAACAGGAACTCCTCGAAGGGCCGGATCTGATCCACCGGCATGTCGTCGAGCAATCCCTGGGTACCCGCGAAGATGATGGCGATCTGCCGCTCGACCGCCAGCGGCTGGTACTGCCCCTGCTTGAGCAGCTCGACCATGCGCTGACCGCGCGCCAGCTGCAGCTGGGTGGCACGGTCGAGGTCGGAGCCGAACTGGGCGAACGCGGCGAGCTCGCGGTACTGGGCGAGGTCGAGGCGCAGCTTGCCCGCGATCTGGCGCATGGCCTTGATCTGGGCCGATCCGCCCACGCGCGAGACCGAGATCCCCACGTTGACCGCGGGCCGAATGCCGCCGTAGAACAGGTCGGACTCGAGAAAGATCTGCCCGTCGGTGATCGAGATGACGTTGGTGGGAATGTAGGCCGACACGTCGCCGAGCTGGGTCTCGATGATGGGCAGCGCGGTGAGCGAGCCGCCCCCGAGCTCGTCGTTCAGCTTGGCCGCGCGCTCGAGCAGCCGCGAGTGGAGA
Coding sequences:
- the atpD gene encoding F0F1 ATP synthase subunit beta, producing the protein MNQGKIVQVIGPVVDVEFEPGKLPPIYNALEVPGAGSTDVFAYSAKLVLEVAQHLGESQVRTVAMAATDGLTRGMPVDDTGQPISIPVGKETLGRIINITGEPVDKIGPIKSTKFYPIHRPAPPFDQQSTKVEMFETGIKVVDLLEPYTRGGKTGLFGGAGVGKTVLIQELINNIAKQHGGISVFAGVGERTREGNDLYHEMKESGVIEKTALIFGQMTEPPGSRLRVALTGVTAAEYFRDEEGQDVLLFIDNIFRFTQAGSEVSALLGRMPSAVGYQPTLGTEMGALQERITSTKRGSITSVQAIYVPADDLTDPAPATAFTHLDAQTVLSRNIAAQGIYPAVDPLDSSS
- the atpG gene encoding ATP synthase F1 subunit gamma, whose protein sequence is MATLRDIRRRIRSVESTQKITRAMKLVAAAKLRRAQDRILAARPYAVKMAELLSSLVRRAEGEAHPLLVRRPPTRKRLVIVTADKGLCGAFNSNILRASLAFLREQGDTSVTLVVVGKKARDFYRRRPYQIKSEMLGFFDRLAYSHAQELAGGLMQEYLAGEVDEVHLMYNEFRSVAVQRVKREQLLPIEPGEAGDGPGEVVGDYIYEPSPEAILAALLPRHVTTQVYRALMESVAGEYGARMTAMEAATKNAKEMIGVLTIQYNKARQERITKELLDIVGGAEALRQAVEA